A genomic window from Levilactobacillus yonginensis includes:
- a CDS encoding C40 family peptidase: MKKVIKTIATAALVFTGFFAFNAGTTTSASAATKASTSFSSVYKVAKSHLGARYVYGATGPSSFDCSGFTGYIYKKGAKVTLPRTAQAQYNSLKHVTYKNIQKGDLVFFGGSKYSISHVGMYIGKGKMIDAQNRGVVREAVHAPWWHAVGYARVNTPAATDAD, from the coding sequence ATGAAGAAAGTCATTAAAACAATTGCAACAGCAGCATTAGTTTTCACAGGTTTCTTTGCATTTAACGCCGGTACCACAACTTCCGCTTCCGCCGCTACCAAGGCTTCTACAAGCTTTAGCTCAGTGTACAAGGTTGCTAAGTCTCACTTAGGCGCTCGTTACGTCTACGGTGCTACTGGTCCTTCATCATTTGACTGCTCAGGTTTTACTGGCTACATCTACAAAAAGGGTGCCAAGGTTACGTTACCACGGACTGCTCAAGCGCAATACAACTCCTTGAAGCACGTCACTTACAAGAACATCCAAAAGGGTGACTTGGTCTTCTTCGGTGGTAGCAAGTACTCTATCTCCCACGTTGGGATGTACATCGGTAAGGGTAAGATGATCGATGCCCAGAACCGTGGTGTTGTTCGCGAAGCTGTTCATGCCCCTTGGTGGCACGCGGTTGGTTACGCACGTGTTAACACGCCAGCTGCTACTGACGCTGACTAA
- a CDS encoding MerR family transcriptional regulator, with the protein MAKFTEEVREFFDIRRLVFRIGELAAMTDVSARQLRYWEKKGLIESEEREDGQQARVYTFKTFVRVSMIKYYLDTGYTLATAGKLAAERQDRIQYIHRFVSRGMRGLAQVDGQMAINLGPFDEAQTLMALIPEEDTGAVHYKLLPNEEAQRVTQNTPA; encoded by the coding sequence TTGGCCAAATTTACGGAGGAAGTACGGGAATTTTTTGATATTCGTCGATTAGTTTTTCGAATTGGGGAGCTAGCCGCGATGACCGATGTATCGGCTAGACAGTTGCGTTACTGGGAAAAGAAAGGGCTTATAGAGTCTGAAGAACGAGAAGATGGGCAACAGGCTCGGGTTTATACCTTTAAGACTTTTGTTCGGGTTTCGATGATTAAGTACTATTTGGACACCGGTTATACGCTCGCTACAGCTGGGAAATTGGCCGCCGAACGGCAAGATCGAATTCAATATATTCACCGGTTTGTTTCACGGGGGATGCGGGGCTTGGCTCAGGTCGATGGTCAGATGGCGATTAACCTTGGCCCATTCGATGAGGCCCAAACGTTGATGGCACTGATTCCAGAAGAGGATACAGGCGCCGTTCATTACAAATTATTACCTAACGAAGAAGCACAACGCGTCACGCAAAATACACCGGCATAA
- a CDS encoding MFS transporter, translated as MARKNFTADPQIQQHRWWILVAVCLFIFMSTLDASIVNIALPVMSKDMTIPMNQVEWVVSIYLIIICALLLLFGKLGDTRGKIRIFKLGSVLFTIGSLLCGFSVGLPFLLGGRAVQAVGAAMTMATSNGIITEVFPFSERGRALGMIGSFVALGSIAGPGIGGIILAHLSWGYIFWINVPVGIVALLIGQRILPRDLIVTKELIDIPGASLFAILMVSLFAGIFVGQEIGFGRPMILGLFVIAAFALIFFVRVELRATNPILALHLFQNKEFSISILCAFLIFVANFFFNVIAPFYLENARGMAANYAGYALMTFPIVQVVVAPIAGAVSDKIGPELLTFIGLILISISQVGYMLANLVTPLWIFMFFIGLVGLGNGIFMSPNNTIVMSSVPVQNLGVAGSINALARELGMVIGISIATTVLFSAMGHYAGQHVTAYLPSHPEIFIAGMRVAFMVSLAICLVATAITGWRMFTHRSGKLTD; from the coding sequence ATGGCAAGAAAGAATTTTACAGCTGATCCACAAATCCAGCAACATCGCTGGTGGATTTTGGTGGCAGTGTGTTTGTTTATTTTTATGTCAACGTTGGATGCCAGTATCGTCAATATTGCTTTACCCGTGATGAGTAAGGATATGACCATTCCGATGAACCAAGTGGAGTGGGTAGTTTCCATCTACTTAATTATTATTTGTGCGTTACTGCTATTATTTGGGAAACTGGGGGATACTCGCGGGAAGATTCGTATCTTTAAGCTGGGGTCCGTACTTTTTACCATAGGGTCATTACTTTGCGGATTCAGTGTTGGCTTACCATTCCTATTAGGTGGCCGGGCAGTTCAAGCTGTGGGTGCGGCCATGACCATGGCAACCAGCAACGGAATTATTACGGAAGTTTTTCCTTTTAGCGAACGGGGACGCGCTTTAGGGATGATTGGGTCTTTTGTTGCTTTAGGGAGTATTGCAGGTCCTGGAATCGGGGGCATTATCCTAGCCCACCTCAGTTGGGGGTATATTTTTTGGATCAACGTGCCGGTCGGAATCGTGGCTCTTTTGATTGGACAACGAATCTTACCCCGGGACTTGATCGTGACCAAGGAGTTAATCGATATTCCTGGTGCGAGTTTATTTGCCATATTGATGGTGAGTTTGTTTGCCGGCATCTTTGTTGGCCAGGAGATTGGGTTTGGGCGACCAATGATTCTTGGTTTGTTTGTCATTGCGGCGTTTGCTTTGATTTTCTTCGTGCGCGTTGAATTGCGAGCGACTAATCCAATTCTGGCGTTGCATTTGTTTCAGAACAAAGAATTTTCTATCAGTATCTTGTGTGCTTTCCTGATCTTTGTCGCAAACTTTTTCTTTAACGTTATTGCACCATTTTACTTGGAAAATGCTCGGGGGATGGCCGCTAATTACGCTGGGTATGCGCTGATGACCTTTCCCATTGTTCAAGTGGTCGTGGCACCAATTGCCGGCGCCGTTTCAGATAAGATTGGGCCTGAATTATTAACGTTTATCGGATTGATTCTCATATCTATCAGTCAAGTCGGGTACATGTTGGCCAATCTCGTAACGCCATTGTGGATCTTCATGTTCTTCATTGGGTTGGTTGGTTTGGGTAACGGAATTTTTATGTCACCAAATAATACGATTGTCATGAGTTCGGTGCCGGTTCAAAACTTAGGGGTTGCTGGGAGTATCAATGCACTAGCCCGGGAATTAGGTATGGTTATTGGTATTTCTATCGCCACGACGGTGCTTTTCTCGGCGATGGGCCACTATGCAGGCCAACATGTGACTGCTTACTTACCCAGCCATCCTGAAATCTTTATCGCCGGTATGCGGGTAGCATTCATGGTATCCCTGGCCATTTGCCTGGTTGCCACGGCTATTACGGGTTGGCGGATGTTTACGCATCGGTCGGGGAAACTGACTGACTAA
- a CDS encoding helix-turn-helix domain-containing protein, with protein MVKFDLDFRIKVVTEYLSGVGSTSLARKHGISKEETILLWVSRFRKYGIAGLKLKDQKPEYSSQFKVDVLNWRKQHQASLPVTALHFNLSSPSTIWQWEKRFEEQGIAGLERKRGKPKIMAKHKQTKPSKSRNNSSTADELKQLKQENLMLKIENEYLKKLDALAQKKSADKKSRK; from the coding sequence ATGGTTAAGTTTGATTTAGATTTTAGAATTAAGGTCGTCACTGAATATTTGAGTGGAGTTGGATCAACCTCATTGGCCAGAAAACATGGTATCAGCAAGGAAGAAACTATCCTTCTTTGGGTTAGTCGCTTCCGGAAATACGGTATAGCTGGATTGAAGCTGAAGGATCAGAAGCCAGAATATTCTAGTCAGTTCAAGGTTGATGTATTAAACTGGAGAAAACAACATCAGGCCTCGCTTCCGGTAACGGCTCTGCACTTCAATCTATCTTCGCCAAGCACCATCTGGCAATGGGAGAAGCGCTTTGAGGAGCAAGGAATCGCTGGCCTTGAACGGAAGCGAGGAAAGCCTAAAATCATGGCTAAACATAAGCAAACGAAGCCTTCAAAGAGTCGCAATAACTCCAGTACCGCCGATGAATTGAAGCAATTAAAACAAGAAAACTTGATGTTAAAGATTGAGAATGAATACCTAAAAAAACTCGATGCCTTAGCTCAGAAGAAGTCAGCAGACAAGAAATCTCGCAAATAG
- a CDS encoding IS3 family transposase: MTELRQVFQVPIKLLLKVVKVPRSTYYYARSHRQREKLDDSPIIQAIDEIRQEDSKYTKKYGYRRLTKALQEHGFTVNHKRVLRLMHEHDWLCLAYNRQKRKYNSYKGTVGKIASNRLNRRFKTDRPYQKLVTDVSEFRYGGMSQSERVYLEPVIDLFSGEVLAFNISDHPTVEFALKPLKEALERLPKLGYRTTVHTDQGFQYQHKFWRETLKEHRVFQSMSRKATCLDNASVESFFHIMKVEVMDEHFENKEDLTQAMTEWINFYNKRRIKTKLDGKSPEKYRELAIQKAA; the protein is encoded by the coding sequence GTGACCGAGTTAAGGCAGGTCTTTCAAGTGCCCATCAAGCTCCTACTCAAGGTCGTCAAAGTACCAAGAAGTACGTATTATTACGCACGCTCACATCGTCAGCGTGAAAAACTAGATGATTCTCCAATCATTCAGGCAATCGATGAGATTCGGCAGGAGGATTCTAAGTACACCAAGAAGTATGGTTATCGACGACTAACTAAAGCCTTACAAGAACATGGATTCACAGTGAATCATAAGCGAGTCTTACGCTTAATGCATGAGCATGATTGGCTTTGTTTAGCATACAATCGCCAAAAACGTAAATATAATTCATACAAAGGAACCGTTGGTAAAATTGCGTCAAATCGGTTAAACCGACGATTCAAGACGGACCGTCCTTATCAGAAACTGGTCACAGATGTTAGTGAATTTCGATATGGTGGTATGAGTCAAAGTGAACGGGTCTACTTAGAACCAGTCATTGACCTCTTCTCAGGCGAAGTATTGGCTTTCAACATCAGTGACCATCCGACAGTAGAGTTCGCTTTAAAACCGCTTAAAGAAGCCTTAGAGAGATTGCCAAAATTAGGCTATCGAACAACAGTCCACACGGATCAAGGCTTCCAGTACCAACACAAATTCTGGCGAGAAACACTCAAAGAACATCGCGTATTTCAAAGTATGTCACGCAAAGCAACTTGCCTAGACAATGCGTCAGTTGAATCATTCTTCCACATCATGAAGGTCGAAGTTATGGATGAACATTTTGAGAACAAGGAAGACTTGACTCAAGCTATGACTGAATGGATCAACTTTTACAATAAACGTCGGATCAAAACAAAACTGGATGGCAAGTCCCCGGAAAAATACCGGGAACTCGCCATCCAGAAGGCAGCGTAA
- a CDS encoding MMPL family transporter, translating to MQERIRKLHHNRIFALVFWLIVVFAAIITLPNVSTIIQYDGQPQLANTSQPVKATQIKNTWGRNLNGTYTVNAVYNNPDGKLTTKQLSAIDKSVTELQKRSTYYGVKKVTTMTNTPTARPQLFSKDQSTEVVQLEVSHNQGTVRQITDQLSSQISTIGLNTYVTSPEIVSDAANEHIASYTLIVILMTLLIALVAMGILFASIIAPIITFLAILISYISTLSLATNLAYHWNFAYSEFTPIFLLMGISLFTLLTSFWFFRDLRNHVDDGEESQVATTDVVQNLGYRILISTLTLTLAFGSLMLFDFSTIRAFGLLGIGFAITGIASVTLIPVFTGMLGNSLFWPKKTRPALKDHKLWHSLARFGLWQPWIAILAVLYLAGPFAYGYRNQLSYNNSQDIPNNQAVQGARVLSAHFGQGKATPVTLYLQTNKRLDNQNQLFQLDNLTKKLQAQPGVASVTSVTQPGGQPITQYYVSNQLSTLNEDLTGVVGQLGTVRNDLKSDSSNLRQKDLNKEVKRLQSLTSKTNGLVSDSSTLQTSLQSALSRSNASGSSSASKKVTSYIAQLNAVNTELNSALSTLTTLSTGVNTSNTDATTAHSNLSNYADTLKAVNDSLKSSRKQVVSMQKTLNKMYTYLGGLQTSEAAKALYLTPTQLASGDFQQSMANFTNQNVKSTYLTITLKQEPNAKNTAETLDQLRQVATSQLRGTVLAGSTLTFSGQPVTMATIQNQYQHDLPRVLLLVFGITLLLLIIFSRSLLQASYWFLTFLASTLASYQLTHLIMKWLTGDGDFNWQVPLLAFVPLTVLAVVELTQLALSYRLNDAPLLDWLLPGIHEVGQTMRHSLFIIIAGVLGLLAAESQTLTAVTLITIFTAIIFNLALPLMASSFGKLSVIIPAQKPHQFRRQRRADRPTKKDKESK from the coding sequence ATGCAAGAACGGATAAGAAAGCTTCATCATAACCGAATTTTTGCACTCGTATTCTGGTTAATCGTGGTCTTTGCGGCCATTATTACCCTACCAAATGTCAGCACCATCATCCAGTATGATGGCCAGCCCCAATTGGCAAATACGAGTCAACCCGTAAAAGCGACCCAGATTAAGAACACTTGGGGGCGTAATTTAAACGGGACCTACACCGTGAATGCGGTCTACAATAACCCGGACGGCAAGTTAACCACTAAGCAACTCAGTGCAATTGACAAGTCTGTAACGGAATTGCAAAAGCGTTCGACGTATTACGGCGTCAAGAAAGTTACCACGATGACGAATACGCCAACCGCTAGACCGCAACTTTTCTCTAAGGACCAGTCAACCGAAGTTGTTCAGCTAGAGGTCAGTCATAATCAAGGAACTGTTCGGCAAATCACCGATCAACTTTCCAGTCAGATTTCGACCATTGGCTTGAACACCTACGTGACAAGTCCCGAAATTGTTAGTGACGCAGCCAATGAACACATTGCATCATACACGTTAATTGTTATCCTGATGACGTTACTGATTGCCTTAGTTGCCATGGGGATTTTATTCGCCTCAATCATTGCCCCTATCATCACGTTCCTAGCCATTTTAATCAGTTATATTTCCACACTGAGCTTGGCAACTAACCTGGCCTACCACTGGAACTTTGCGTACTCTGAATTTACGCCGATCTTCCTGTTGATGGGTATCAGCCTCTTCACCCTTCTAACGAGCTTCTGGTTCTTCCGTGACCTACGGAACCACGTTGATGACGGTGAAGAAAGTCAGGTCGCCACAACAGATGTTGTTCAAAATCTGGGGTATCGGATTCTGATCAGCACGCTAACGTTAACCTTGGCATTTGGGAGCCTAATGCTCTTCGACTTCTCAACTATTCGCGCCTTTGGCCTACTCGGAATTGGTTTTGCCATTACTGGGATTGCCAGTGTCACCCTGATCCCCGTCTTTACTGGGATGCTCGGTAACAGTCTGTTCTGGCCAAAGAAAACGCGGCCAGCACTCAAGGACCACAAGCTCTGGCATAGTCTTGCCCGCTTTGGTCTTTGGCAACCTTGGATCGCCATTCTGGCAGTTCTCTACCTTGCCGGTCCATTTGCCTATGGTTACCGTAATCAATTAAGCTACAACAACTCGCAAGATATTCCGAATAATCAAGCCGTGCAGGGTGCTCGGGTATTAAGCGCACACTTTGGTCAAGGAAAGGCCACGCCTGTGACCCTCTACCTGCAAACCAACAAGCGCTTGGATAATCAAAATCAACTGTTCCAATTAGATAATTTAACCAAGAAATTGCAGGCCCAACCTGGCGTTGCTTCGGTTACTTCAGTCACGCAGCCTGGTGGGCAACCAATCACCCAGTACTACGTTTCTAATCAGTTAAGCACGTTGAATGAAGACTTAACTGGCGTAGTTGGCCAACTTGGAACCGTTCGTAACGACCTGAAGTCTGACAGCTCCAACCTACGTCAAAAGGACTTGAATAAGGAAGTTAAACGGCTGCAATCACTGACCTCCAAGACAAATGGCCTGGTCAGCGATAGTAGCACGTTACAAACCTCCTTACAAAGTGCTTTATCCCGTTCAAATGCTTCTGGCAGTAGCAGCGCCTCCAAGAAGGTTACCAGCTACATTGCCCAACTGAACGCCGTCAACACTGAGTTAAACTCGGCATTAAGTACGTTGACTACCCTGTCTACGGGTGTCAACACGTCAAACACCGATGCAACGACCGCTCATTCCAATTTGAGTAACTACGCTGACACCCTAAAGGCCGTTAACGATAGCCTGAAGAGTTCACGGAAGCAAGTTGTTAGCATGCAAAAGACGTTGAACAAGATGTACACCTACCTGGGTGGCTTGCAAACGTCTGAAGCTGCTAAGGCCCTCTACCTCACACCGACCCAATTAGCCAGTGGTGATTTCCAACAATCCATGGCTAACTTCACGAACCAAAACGTGAAGTCCACGTACCTGACGATTACACTGAAGCAAGAACCTAACGCTAAGAACACGGCCGAAACCTTGGACCAACTGCGTCAGGTAGCTACCAGCCAATTACGTGGGACCGTCTTGGCAGGTTCAACGTTGACCTTCAGCGGTCAGCCAGTTACGATGGCCACCATCCAGAATCAGTACCAGCATGACCTACCACGAGTTCTCCTGTTAGTCTTTGGCATTACGTTACTCCTGCTGATCATCTTCAGTCGGTCCCTCTTGCAAGCCAGCTACTGGTTCTTAACGTTCTTGGCATCAACGTTGGCCAGTTACCAACTAACCCACCTCATTATGAAGTGGTTGACCGGTGATGGCGACTTCAACTGGCAGGTTCCCCTGCTGGCATTCGTCCCACTGACGGTCCTCGCAGTTGTTGAACTGACCCAGTTAGCGTTGAGTTACCGACTAAATGATGCACCGTTGCTTGATTGGTTACTTCCTGGTATTCATGAAGTCGGCCAAACAATGCGGCACTCCCTGTTCATCATCATTGCCGGAGTGCTCGGGCTCTTAGCCGCAGAATCGCAAACGTTAACGGCGGTTACCCTGATCACTATCTTCACGGCAATCATCTTCAACTTGGCACTGCCACTAATGGCATCCTCGTTCGGAAAGCTGTCAGTTATCATTCCAGCACAAAAGCCGCATCAGTTCCGTCGACAACGACGTGCTGACCGGCCTACTAAGAAAGACAAAGAATCTAAATAA
- a CDS encoding linear amide C-N hydrolase, with protein sequence MCTSILQIAKDGSHILARTMDWHALYVQPLFVPRDYQWESVYDNHVHTNKYAMIGGGGAHHHEIDVSDGVNEMGLSVQKLTFANGSNLVDEPTYGQVHLAPYELSFYLLGHYASVADIEEHIDEIQLMSGKYAVNEIGDSELHFAVVDRTGRTVVIEPTHFPMRVRENPLGVVTNSKDFELQLERLGQYVNYTDDFEAGTLPLNATRVSTGRFSGKPVPSGSFTPGGRFVRAAYYKERADLPTDEPEAIVSAWHLLNSVTVPKSHQYRPTYSVYRAATCCESLTYYFQPYNRLGLVQLKLTPEMLAWTEPKFYKVANQLTVMPLN encoded by the coding sequence GTGTGTACCAGCATTTTACAGATTGCGAAGGATGGCAGTCATATTTTAGCGCGAACCATGGACTGGCACGCGCTATACGTGCAGCCGCTGTTTGTTCCACGAGACTATCAGTGGGAGAGTGTGTACGATAATCACGTGCATACCAACAAATATGCCATGATCGGTGGCGGCGGTGCACACCATCACGAAATTGATGTTTCTGATGGCGTCAATGAGATGGGGCTGAGCGTACAAAAGCTAACGTTTGCGAATGGTTCCAACTTGGTTGATGAGCCTACGTATGGTCAAGTCCATCTGGCTCCCTATGAACTTTCCTTCTATTTGCTGGGACATTATGCTTCCGTGGCTGACATTGAAGAACACATCGATGAAATTCAGTTGATGAGCGGCAAGTATGCCGTCAATGAGATTGGCGATTCCGAACTTCACTTTGCCGTCGTAGACCGAACGGGTCGGACCGTGGTTATTGAACCGACCCATTTTCCTATGCGTGTTCGGGAGAATCCTTTAGGCGTAGTAACCAACAGTAAAGACTTTGAGCTACAACTCGAACGCTTGGGCCAGTACGTCAATTATACGGATGACTTTGAAGCGGGGACGTTACCGCTGAATGCGACGCGAGTCTCTACTGGCCGTTTCTCTGGTAAGCCCGTTCCTAGTGGATCCTTTACCCCAGGTGGTCGCTTTGTCCGGGCAGCTTACTACAAAGAACGCGCCGACCTACCAACTGACGAACCAGAAGCAATCGTTAGCGCGTGGCACCTCTTGAATAGCGTCACGGTGCCGAAGAGTCATCAGTACCGGCCAACCTATTCGGTCTATCGGGCGGCAACTTGTTGTGAGTCGTTGACGTATTATTTTCAACCATACAACCGGCTCGGTTTAGTCCAGTTGAAATTAACACCAGAGATGTTAGCTTGGACGGAACCCAAGTTCTATAAAGTTGCTAACCAATTGACGGTTATGCCGCTTAACTGA
- a CDS encoding YdcF family protein: MVLSTIGFLICLTALFTFWQPRGLTSAVVTTVSCALIVIVASFSKHLWAQVLAHVGWILIALVGGLGLFTLLLILNAPHLVVRKQERLTYGLIAGIWLWVILEVGWIYGLNSGHFGTSFWPWLTFIPAFSTYLGILFAASLFGALRADWWRAKRADTLLILGAGLQQGDQIGRVLGSRLDTALAFAKRQQKKPTIIVSGGQGPDETCPESTAMAAYLIAHDWDAKYIIEEKQATNTLSNVLYSQRLWSQLPDGGGKVIIVTSNYHLFRAEHLASELGLRIGGYPAHVRWSYLPGAWAREFLAIIMLHPRLHRGVLIGFLTANVLWLLLIS, translated from the coding sequence ATGGTTCTTAGTACCATCGGCTTTCTAATTTGTCTCACTGCGCTCTTTACCTTTTGGCAGCCCCGCGGCTTAACTAGTGCGGTCGTTACCACGGTCAGCTGCGCACTGATCGTCATCGTTGCTAGCTTTTCGAAACATCTTTGGGCACAGGTATTGGCACACGTCGGCTGGATCCTAATCGCACTGGTCGGTGGACTTGGACTCTTCACGCTACTTTTGATTCTCAACGCCCCTCACTTGGTCGTTCGTAAACAGGAACGCCTCACGTACGGCCTGATTGCTGGCATCTGGTTATGGGTCATTCTTGAAGTTGGCTGGATATACGGCCTAAACAGCGGCCACTTCGGCACCTCATTCTGGCCGTGGCTAACCTTTATCCCCGCCTTCAGCACCTACCTGGGAATTCTCTTTGCCGCCAGCCTCTTTGGCGCCTTACGTGCTGATTGGTGGCGGGCTAAACGAGCAGATACACTGCTCATCTTAGGGGCAGGTCTCCAACAAGGTGATCAGATTGGCCGCGTTCTTGGGAGTCGCTTGGATACGGCACTAGCGTTTGCCAAACGCCAACAAAAAAAGCCCACCATTATTGTTTCTGGTGGACAGGGTCCTGATGAAACCTGTCCTGAATCAACAGCAATGGCAGCCTATCTGATTGCCCATGATTGGGACGCCAAGTACATTATTGAAGAAAAACAAGCCACGAACACCTTATCCAATGTCTTGTACAGTCAGCGGCTATGGTCCCAATTACCCGATGGCGGTGGAAAAGTCATCATCGTCACCAGCAACTATCACCTATTTCGCGCAGAACATTTAGCTAGTGAACTCGGTCTTCGAATTGGTGGCTACCCAGCCCACGTTCGCTGGTCTTATTTACCAGGCGCCTGGGCCCGAGAATTTTTAGCCATTATCATGCTACATCCCCGCTTACACCGGGGGGTGTTGATTGGTTTTTTGACTGCCAACGTGCTGTGGCTCTTGCTGATCAGTTAA
- a CDS encoding glycoside hydrolase family 73 protein, with protein sequence MAKRRRKPRNARKQRPSSARATWIFVLVLLVLGGGMLMKDHIQAAVQPRPTHQVTVKSVSGETPAQLAFIQKVATPAVEVYRKNGQVLPSIVIAQSILESSWGTSKIFQQANNPFGIKGSYHGKTGSFVTHEYVNGERIKIHANFRIYPSLTVAIQDHDNVLKSRYLPQPAKNYQEASQKLQAGGYATDPDYAQKLNSLIVSYKLNQFDK encoded by the coding sequence GTGGCCAAACGGCGAAGAAAACCTAGGAATGCAAGAAAACAACGACCAAGCTCTGCTAGAGCAACCTGGATTTTTGTCCTGGTCCTGCTGGTCTTGGGTGGTGGCATGTTGATGAAGGACCACATTCAAGCGGCGGTGCAGCCACGGCCTACCCATCAAGTGACGGTTAAGTCGGTTTCTGGTGAGACGCCAGCGCAACTAGCGTTTATTCAAAAGGTTGCCACGCCGGCTGTAGAGGTTTACCGCAAAAATGGCCAGGTCCTGCCCAGTATCGTGATTGCGCAGAGCATTCTGGAGTCGAGTTGGGGGACGTCCAAAATCTTCCAGCAGGCGAATAATCCCTTTGGTATCAAGGGCAGCTATCACGGTAAGACTGGATCGTTCGTGACACACGAGTACGTGAACGGGGAACGGATCAAGATTCACGCTAACTTCCGAATTTATCCGAGTTTAACGGTCGCCATTCAGGATCACGACAATGTCTTAAAGAGTCGCTACCTCCCGCAGCCAGCGAAGAATTACCAAGAAGCCTCGCAGAAGTTGCAAGCCGGTGGGTACGCTACTGATCCCGATTACGCACAAAAGCTCAACAGCTTGATTGTCAGCTATAAATTAAATCAATTTGATAAATGA
- a CDS encoding serine hydrolase, which produces MRVITKGKWMITLKKLVLLIGTILLVGGFLPAQSAFAKSYLQITATSKTSYNARFVNQGSRNDGIYYYAPYYTQRSAKTRDASGKNWQHRFVKVTQTAKLSDGSTYVKFAWYGKTIGWVNQKALQKYSRSQNAAALLKNAHFQGRAMLFNNYASGASHVSVGYADATSKLTNDANTLFPIASLQKVMTGAIIEQLAASGKLSLSDKLSKYYPSVQSSGSITLRQLLNHRSGIDMDETTPNSLLSTQASEINYTLGQLKVTGTQGFNYTNANYTLLAGVASKVTSQSYDTLVQKRIIQPLKLKHTFAWDNLPSASVVASGYSYSNGQNNVANGVSQKLMSSLLGAGNYYSTTEDYYKIQKGLRNGKILTKKQYYTLSNNYKLRYAGGLYHYSGGIKRVRGALSGSGYNTILYGSEGNKSGVILFANQGPTKSINTLATTLYDLARYYNEN; this is translated from the coding sequence ATGAGAGTTATTACTAAGGGGAAATGGATGATTACTTTGAAAAAGCTTGTATTACTTATTGGGACAATCTTGCTGGTCGGCGGCTTTTTACCCGCCCAATCGGCATTTGCGAAGAGCTATTTACAGATTACAGCGACGTCGAAGACCAGCTATAACGCTCGATTCGTCAATCAAGGTAGCCGGAATGACGGCATCTACTACTACGCACCTTACTACACGCAACGGTCCGCGAAGACTCGCGACGCTAGTGGCAAGAACTGGCAGCATCGATTCGTCAAGGTGACTCAAACTGCCAAGCTATCCGACGGGAGTACCTACGTTAAGTTTGCCTGGTATGGCAAAACGATTGGCTGGGTCAACCAAAAGGCCCTCCAAAAGTACAGTCGTTCGCAAAACGCGGCAGCTTTACTAAAAAACGCGCACTTTCAAGGGCGAGCGATGCTCTTTAACAACTATGCGAGTGGTGCCAGTCACGTCAGTGTGGGTTACGCCGACGCTACTAGCAAACTTACCAATGACGCCAACACATTGTTCCCAATTGCCTCCCTCCAGAAAGTCATGACGGGGGCCATCATCGAACAATTGGCGGCCAGTGGTAAGCTGTCCCTCAGTGACAAGCTAAGTAAATACTACCCAAGTGTTCAAAGTAGCGGCAGTATCACCCTACGCCAATTATTGAACCATCGATCCGGCATTGATATGGACGAAACCACACCTAATTCGCTGCTCAGCACGCAGGCTTCAGAGATCAACTATACGTTGGGGCAACTCAAAGTAACCGGAACTCAGGGATTCAACTACACCAACGCCAACTACACCCTGTTAGCTGGGGTGGCTTCCAAGGTCACCAGTCAGAGCTACGACACGTTAGTTCAAAAGCGGATTATTCAACCCTTGAAGCTCAAGCACACTTTTGCCTGGGATAACTTGCCTAGTGCGAGCGTTGTGGCCAGCGGATATAGCTACAGTAACGGTCAAAACAACGTGGCCAACGGTGTCTCACAAAAACTCATGTCTTCCTTGTTGGGTGCGGGTAACTATTACTCAACAACAGAAGATTATTACAAGATTCAAAAGGGACTCCGTAACGGCAAGATCTTAACCAAGAAACAATATTACACCCTCTCTAACAACTACAAATTACGTTACGCGGGTGGTTTGTACCATTACAGTGGTGGTATCAAACGTGTCCGTGGTGCCCTCAGCGGCTCCGGCTACAACACGATCCTTTACGGTTCAGAAGGCAACAAATCTGGTGTGATTCTCTTTGCAAACCAGGGACCAACTAAATCCATCAACACGTTAGCCACCACTCTCTACGATTTGGCCCGGTACTACAACGAGAACTAA